Proteins found in one Bacillales bacterium genomic segment:
- a CDS encoding tRNA (adenine(22)-N(1))-methyltransferase TrmK, whose protein sequence is MNEIKLSKRLQAVADAVPEGASLADIGSDHAYLPCFLSLAGKIRAAIAGEVAVGPYSSAKSQVDRLHLGDVVSVRLGDGLEVIRQGEVDVVVIAGMGGPLIADILQRGKEKLSAVRRLVLQPNVEAEGVRTWLVDHGWELRHESILEEDGHIYEILTAEPGNPHRPYVGTGRQGLLYGPFLMKERNSVFLKKWRLQLRHWKKIEKQMIQAAETEQLVQKKRQLRKRIAETEELLNE, encoded by the coding sequence ATGAATGAAATAAAATTGTCGAAAAGATTGCAAGCGGTGGCAGATGCGGTTCCTGAAGGCGCATCGCTCGCCGACATCGGTTCTGACCATGCGTATTTGCCCTGTTTTTTGAGTTTGGCTGGAAAAATACGTGCCGCGATCGCTGGTGAAGTGGCGGTTGGTCCGTACTCGTCGGCGAAATCGCAAGTGGACCGGCTGCACTTGGGCGATGTCGTTTCGGTGCGATTGGGAGACGGCCTGGAAGTGATTCGCCAAGGCGAGGTTGACGTTGTTGTCATCGCGGGAATGGGGGGGCCATTGATCGCCGACATATTGCAACGAGGGAAAGAGAAGTTGAGTGCGGTCCGTCGTCTCGTTTTGCAACCGAATGTCGAAGCTGAAGGGGTGCGAACTTGGCTCGTTGATCATGGATGGGAGTTGAGGCATGAGTCCATTCTCGAAGAGGACGGGCATATTTACGAGATCCTTACAGCGGAACCGGGAAATCCGCACCGTCCCTACGTTGGCACGGGCCGGCAAGGGTTGCTTTACGGACCGTTTTTGATGAAAGAGCGGAATTCGGTGTTTTTGAAAAAATGGCGTCTCCAGCTGCGCCATTGGAAAAAAATCGAAAAACAAATGATCCAGGCGGCCGAAACCGAACAACTTGTGCAAAAAAAACGACAGTTGCGGAAACGCATCGCAGAAACGGAGGAGTTGCTGAATGAGTAA
- a CDS encoding cytochrome c produces MKSNPLIPYGIIVVLGIVLMCIIGFYGASQIGNDQAKGGGGATADASPKQIFEKNCASCHGQNLEGGMGPSLQHIGSKLSKEQILEQIKNGGGAMPGGLIQGEEAKKVAEWLAKKK; encoded by the coding sequence ATGAAAAGCAATCCTTTAATTCCTTACGGCATTATTGTGGTTCTTGGTATTGTACTCATGTGCATTATTGGATTTTACGGAGCCAGCCAAATAGGGAATGACCAAGCAAAAGGCGGCGGAGGCGCAACGGCGGATGCCAGCCCGAAACAAATCTTCGAGAAAAATTGCGCGTCTTGCCACGGTCAAAATCTTGAAGGCGGAATGGGACCGAGTCTTCAACATATCGGCAGCAAATTGTCGAAAGAACAAATTTTGGAGCAAATCAAAAACGGCGGCGGCGCGATGCCCGGAGGCTTGATCCAAGGGGAAGAAGCCAAGAAAGTGGCCGAATGGTTGGCCAAGAAAAAATAA
- a CDS encoding AMP-binding protein — MTRLLSRTVGGLLREKANELPDHEAIVYPEHGIRYTYKEFYELSGKVAKSLMALGIEKGDHVAVWATNVPEWLLLQFGTARAGAVLVTVNTSYQAKELDYLLRQSDSKVLFLVEGYKDNSYVKMAEAIIQEGKEAFPSLEHFVFLDGGKVHPPRGMIGWTEFLTSAKKISDEALHDRESELHEHDVINMQYTSGTTGFPKGVMLTHFNIVNNAYSIAQAMRLGLEDRMCIPVPFFHCFGCVLGTLAAVSVGATMVPVVEFSPKDVLATVEAEKCTALHGVPTMFIAELNTEGFANYDLSSLRTGIMAGSPCPIEVMKKVINEIGMAEITIAYGQTESSPVITQTRTDDPIDRRVNTVGRALPGIEVKIIDPVSGEEAAPGEQGELCTRGYHVMKGYYKMEEETRRAIDEGGWLHTGDMAAMDESGYVRITGRLKDMIIRGGENIYPREIEEFLYEHPDVLDVQVVGTPDEKYGEKVVACVRKRPNSKVTEEEIRNFCQGKISRFKIPEYIMFVDEYPMTASGKIQKFKLREQVKSMLADH, encoded by the coding sequence ATGACAAGGCTCTTGAGTCGAACCGTCGGCGGATTATTGAGGGAAAAGGCGAATGAGTTGCCGGACCATGAGGCCATTGTGTATCCCGAACACGGCATTCGTTATACGTATAAGGAATTTTACGAATTGTCGGGTAAAGTCGCAAAAAGCTTAATGGCGTTAGGGATCGAGAAAGGTGATCATGTCGCGGTTTGGGCAACGAATGTACCCGAGTGGCTGCTACTCCAGTTTGGAACGGCGCGTGCGGGCGCGGTTTTGGTCACCGTCAACACGAGCTATCAGGCGAAAGAACTCGATTACTTGTTGAGACAATCGGACAGCAAAGTGCTCTTTCTCGTTGAAGGCTATAAAGACAATTCCTACGTGAAAATGGCGGAAGCGATCATACAGGAGGGAAAAGAAGCGTTTCCTTCACTCGAACATTTCGTGTTTTTGGACGGCGGGAAGGTGCATCCGCCTAGGGGGATGATCGGATGGACGGAATTCTTGACTTCAGCTAAGAAGATTTCGGACGAAGCTTTGCATGACCGTGAATCGGAACTCCACGAACACGATGTAATTAACATGCAGTACACGTCTGGAACGACTGGGTTTCCGAAAGGCGTCATGTTAACGCATTTCAATATTGTCAACAATGCTTATTCAATCGCGCAGGCGATGCGACTCGGACTGGAAGACCGCATGTGCATTCCGGTTCCATTTTTTCATTGCTTCGGATGTGTGCTCGGTACATTGGCCGCGGTATCCGTCGGGGCAACAATGGTTCCTGTCGTTGAATTTTCCCCGAAAGACGTACTGGCCACTGTCGAAGCAGAAAAATGTACTGCGCTTCACGGGGTTCCGACAATGTTCATCGCGGAGCTGAATACCGAGGGATTCGCGAATTACGATTTATCCTCGCTGCGGACCGGTATTATGGCTGGATCTCCTTGCCCGATCGAGGTGATGAAGAAAGTGATCAACGAAATTGGAATGGCAGAAATTACGATTGCATACGGGCAAACCGAGTCATCTCCCGTCATTACGCAAACGCGTACCGATGATCCGATTGATCGGAGGGTGAATACGGTCGGGAGGGCATTGCCGGGAATTGAAGTGAAAATCATTGATCCGGTATCAGGAGAGGAAGCAGCGCCGGGAGAGCAAGGAGAGTTGTGCACGCGCGGCTATCACGTAATGAAAGGGTATTACAAAATGGAGGAAGAAACGAGACGCGCGATTGATGAAGGTGGATGGCTGCACACCGGCGACATGGCAGCGATGGATGAATCGGGCTATGTGAGGATCACCGGAAGACTAAAAGACATGATCATCCGCGGAGGGGAAAATATTTATCCGCGTGAAATCGAGGAATTTTTATATGAGCATCCGGACGTTCTTGACGTTCAAGTGGTTGGGACACCCGATGAAAAATATGGAGAAAAAGTGGTTGCCTGTGTTAGAAAACGGCCAAACAGCAAGGTGACAGAAGAGGAGATTCGTAATTTTTGCCAAGGTAAGATCTCTCGTTTTAAGATCCCGGAATACATTATGTTTGTCGACGAGTATCCAATGACCGCTTCGGGAAAAATTCAAAAATTCAAATTGCGCGAGCAAGTGAAATCAATGCTTGCTGACCATTGA